In Harpia harpyja isolate bHarHar1 chromosome 18, bHarHar1 primary haplotype, whole genome shotgun sequence, a single genomic region encodes these proteins:
- the LOC128154052 gene encoding LOW QUALITY PROTEIN: 40-kDa huntingtin-associated protein-like (The sequence of the model RefSeq protein was modified relative to this genomic sequence to represent the inferred CDS: deleted 2 bases in 2 codons), with protein MCGYCPCLASSTGSTVTRSSQAVSHHTFGPESHPPSTIRVNSSCLNVAAAGLIPEPLPPYTAAIPGPPQPQKSTLPPRPATGAGHATYEHAPRGRGAAEIQSLSVIAPPPPRRPRDPGAGADGPAAREAERRGAERRASVPGGARCCRRRAAPAPAPAPAGAGGAGPGLGGDGDFLSRYRLVSAKLRRRFLRKPNVAEAAEQFAALARELRAQESLPYAAWCQLAVARCAQSLFHGPAEAAALAEAARLFLRQERDLRQRLGLRGGFGEHVAAAQSCGAFAARLHLERGQPALAAGLCQELAAALRDTGRPARAAAPLQRAAELLAAARLPLEALRCLAERASCLLLGRDYAGALAALTRAQALAGAGLGLGGGGAAPAPGGAFLDVLARCEVSRVLLLLLLQPPPRKLLPEHARTLEQYCWEAPEGGAGPGPGPGGGPGAGGGLPPAASYLPAELFLLLQSAVLACQEKDAEALKALQAELWPLLSAEQNHLLHLVLQEMLSPAGQGALSAAGTDRPCPGLDLLLKPRAVSALIGVLQQKRVITDKRTPSPVHLAS; from the exons ATGTGTGGCTACTGCCCGTGCTTGGCTTCAAGCACAGGAAGCACAGTGACCCGCAGCTCGCAGGCTGTCTCGCACCACA CCTTTGGCCCAGAGTCTCACCCACCTAGTACCATTCGGGTGAACTCTTCCTGTCTGAACGTGGCTGCTGCCGGCTTAATCCCAGAGCCCTTGCCTCCCTACACTGCGGCTATCCCGGGGCCGCCCCAGCCGCAGAAGAGCACACTGCCGCCACGCCCCGCGACGGGCGCGGGGCACGCCACATATGAGCACGCCCCCCGTGGGCGGGGCGCCGCCGAGATCCAGTCTCTGTCTGTAAtagccccgcccccgccccgccgtccGCGTGACCCCGGAGCGGGCGCCGATGGGCCGGCGGCGCGCgaggcggagcggcgcggcgcggagcggcgcgcgTCAGTTCCGGGCGGCGCGCGATGCTGTCGGCGGCGGGCAGCTCcagctccggccccggccccggcgggggcgggcggcgccgggccgggcctcggCGGCGACGGGGACTTCCTGTCGCGGTACCGGCTGGTGTCGGCCAAGCTGCGGCGGCGGTTCCTGCGGAAGCCGAACGTGGCGGAGGCGGCGGAGCAGTTCGCGGCGCTGGCGCGGGAGCTGCGCGCCCAGGAGAGCCTGCCCTACGCGGCCTGGTGCCAGCTGGCCGTGGCGCGCTGCGCCCAGAGCCTCTTCCACGGGCCCGCCGAGGCGGCCGCCCTGGCCGAGGCGGCGCGGCTCTTCCTGCGCCAGGAGCGGGACCTGCGGCAGCGCCTGGGGCTGCGCGGCGGCTTCGGCGAGCACGTGGCGGCGGCGCAGAGCTGCGGCGCCTTCGCCGCCCGCCTGCACCTGGAGCGG gggcagccggcgctggcggccgGGCTGTGCCAGGAGCTGGCGGCGGCGCTGCGCGACACGGGCcggcccgcccgcgccgccgcgccgctgcAGCGGGCGGCCGAGCTGCTGGCGGCGGCGCGGCTGCCCCTGGAGGCGCTGCGCTGCCTGGCCGAGCGcgcctcctgcctgctgctgggccGCGACTACGCCGGCGCGCTGGCGGCGCTGACGCGGGCGCAGGCGctggccggggccgggctggggctgggcggcggcggggccgcgcccgcgCCCGGCGGCGCCTTCCTGGACGTGCTGGCGCGCTGCGAGGTGTCGCgggtgttgctgctgctgctgctgcagccgccGCCCCGC AAGCTGCTGCCCGAGCACGCCCGGACGCTGGAGCAGTACTGCTGGGAGGCGCCGgagggcggcgcggggccggggcctgggcccgggggcggccccggggccggcggcgggctgcCGCCGGCGGCGAGCTACCTGCCGGCCGAGCTCTTCCTGCTGTTGCAGTCGGCCGTGCTGGCGTGCCAGGAGAAGGACGCGGAGGCGCTGAAGGCCCTGCAGGCCGAGCTGTGGCCGCTGCTCAGCGCCGAGCAGAACCACCTGCTGCACCTGGTGCTGCAGGAGATGCTCAGCCCCGCCGGACAGGGGGCTCTGAGCGCCGCCGGCACGGACAGGCCTTGCCCAGGCTTGGACTTGTTACTTAAGCCGCGAGCTGTGTCAGCGTTAATAGGAGTGCTCCAACAGAAGCGAGTGATAACTGACAAGCGAACGCCTTCACCCGTTCATCTTGCGTCGTAG
- the LOC128153894 gene encoding probable G-protein coupled receptor 34 translates to MEPAHADVCSNTSCIFLSSSVALTMDSQSTPFPASQLTEHRLSNSCYQIQDEFLSVTLPVMYSLIFIIGLLSNALALWVFSCGVQRRTSITVYMKNLALSDLLLSLCLPFRITFQSKSEPLIFCNIIGAFFYLNMYVSITFLSLISLNRYLKIIWPLQKFRIHTISCSTMASGVVWLVHTAFMLPFFFETRGKGPCDHKCFHFRSKSTTAAAFNMVAVATFFILLLLFLYFYSKIFAKLHRVSSVKAQQLNKRTSMRAIAKTFVVLIIFIVCFTPYHIVRIPYILAQVGAISTLPWKQGLHLANELVLCISALNSCLDPVIFFFLSSSFRRAVLCTIRGRLKRALLRNQGGLSHSRSVTEI, encoded by the coding sequence ATGGAGCCAGCTCATGCAGATGTCTGCTCCAACAcctcctgcatttttctttccagttccgTGGCCCTGACGATGGATTCCCAGAGCACCCCCTTTCCTGCCAGCCAGCTCACAGAGCACAGACTCAGCAATTCCTGCTATCAGATCCAAGACGAGTTCCTCTCTGTGACGCTCCCTGTGATGTACTCCCTCATCTTCATCATAGGGCTGCTCAGCAATGCCCTGGCCCTCTGGGTGTTCTCATGTGGTGTGCAGCGCAGGACCTCCATCACCGTGTACATGAAGAACCTGGCACTCTCTGAcctgctgctctccctctgcCTGCCGTTCCGCATCACCTTTCAAAGCAAGAGCGAGCCTCTGATCTTCTGCAACATCATCGGGGCCTTCTTCTACCTCAACATGTACGTCAGCATCACATTCCTCAGCCTGATCAGCCTCAACCGCTACCTGAAGATCATCTGGCCCCTGCAGAAATTTAGGATTCACACTATATCCTGTAGCACTATGGCCTCTGGGGTGGTTTGGTTGGTGCACACAGCATTcatgctgcctttcttttttgaGACAAGAGGAAAGGGGCCCTGTGACCACAAATGCTTCCACTTCAGGAGCAAAAgcaccacagcagcagcttttaacaTGGTTGCAGTAGCTACTTTCTTCATCCTGCTACTGCTCTTCCTCTACTTCTACAGCAAGATATTTGCCAAGCTCCACAGAGTGTCCTCAGTGAAAGCTCAGCAGCTGAACAAGAGGACCAGCATGAGAGCCATTGCCAAGACCTTCGTAGTCCTGATCATCTTTATTGTATGCTTCACTCCCTATCACATTGTCCGCATTCCTTACATCCTTGCGCAAGTGGGGGCCATTTCTACTCTGCCCTGGAAGCAGGGTCTCCACCTCGCTAATGAGCTTGTGCTCTGCATCTCGGCCCTCAACAGCTGCCTTGACCCAgtcatcttcttcttcttgtcCAGCAGCTTCCGGAGGGCTGTCCTCTGCACCATCCGGGGCAGGCTGAAGAGAGCTCTTCTAAGGAACCAAGGGGGGCTAAGCCACAGCAGGTCTGTGACAGAGATATAG
- the LOC128153978 gene encoding 40-kDa huntingtin-associated protein-like — protein sequence MLSAAGSSSSGPGPGGAGGAGPGLGGDGDFLSRYRLVSAKLRRRFLRKPNVAEAAEQFAALARELRAQESLPYAAWCQLAVARCAQSLFHGPAEAAALAEAARLFLRQERDLRQRLGLRGGFGEHVAAAQSCGAFAARLHLERGQPALAAGLCLELAAALRDTGRPARAAAPLQRAAELLAAARLPLEALRCLAERASCLLLGRDYAGALAALTRAQALAGAGLGLGGGGAAPAPGGAFLDVLARCEVSRVLLLLLLQPPPAKLLPEHARTLEQYCWEAPEGGAGPGPGPGGGPGAGGGLPPAASYLPAELFLLLQSAVLACQEKDAEALKALQAELWPLLSAEQNHLLHLVLQEMLSPAGQGL from the coding sequence ATGCTGTCGGCGGCGGGCAGCTCcagctccggccccggccccggcggggcgggcggcgccgggccgggcctcggCGGCGACGGGGACTTCCTGTCGCGGTACCGGCTGGTGTCGGCCAAGCTGCGGCGGCGGTTCCTGCGGAAGCCGAACGTGGCGGAGGCGGCGGAGCAGTTCGCGGCGCTGGCGCGGGAGCTGCGCGCCCAGGAGAGCCTGCCCTACGCGGCCTGGTGCCAGCTGGCCGTGGCGCGCTGCGCCCAGAGCCTCTTCCACGGGCCCGCCGAGGCGGCCGCCCTGGCCGAGGCGGCGCGGCTCTTCCTGCGCCAGGAGCGGGACCTGCGGCAGCGCCTGGGGCTGCGCGGCGGCTTCGGCGAGCACGTGGCGGCGGCGCAGAGCTGCGGCGCCTTCGCCGCCCGCCTGCACCTGGAGCGGgggcagccggcgctggcggccgGGCTGTGCCTGGAGCTGGCGGCGGCGCTGCGCGACACGGGCcggcccgcccgcgccgccgcgccgctgcAGCGGGCGGCCGAGCTGCTGGCGGCGGCGCGGCTGCCCCTGGAGGCGCTGCGCTGCCTGGCCGAGCGcgcctcctgcctgctgctgggccGCGACTACGCCGGCGCGCTGGCGGCGCTGACGCGGGCGCAGGCGctggccggggccgggctggggctgggcggcggcggggccgcgcccgcgCCCGGCGGCGCCTTCCTGGACGTGCTGGCGCGCTGCGAGGTGTCGCgggtgttgctgctgctgctgctgcagccgccGCCCGCCAAGCTGCTGCCCGAGCACGCCCGGACGCTGGAGCAGTACTGCTGGGAGGCGCCGgagggcggcgcggggccggggcctgggcccgggggcggccccggggccggcggcgggctgcCGCCGGCGGCGAGCTACCTGCCGGCCGAGCTCTTCCTGCTGTTGCAGTCGGCCGTGCTGGCGTGCCAGGAGAAGGACGCGGAGGCGCTGAAGGCCCTGCAGGCCGAGCTGTGGCCGCTGCTCAGCGCCGAGCAGAACCACCTGCTGCACCTGGTGCTGCAGGAGATGCTCAGCCCCGCCGGACAGGGGCTCTGA